AAATCTTTTATCAATTCATCTATTTTATCATCTGACATTAAATTAATTTTTTTCATGGCTTCCTCAATAAAATCACTCATATCTCCTTGATAATCTTCATTATCATCGAATATTTTAAATGCTAAATAACGTAAAATAAGCTCTCTATCTTTCATTCTTTTAGGAGAAAATCCATAATCAATTGCTTGTTTAAAATACTCTTGTTCTGATAATTTTTTTAATAATTTTGTCGCTTTACCTGCAAAAATACAATTCCTAATTTCCTGACGATTGAGTTGAGTACCTCCCGTGTTTACTCGCTCAAAAATATCATAAACAACTTTTGAAGATGCAGAATATGGGATCACATATAAAGAAATTTTTTTATCTTCTATTCTTGTTTCATAATCTCCCTTTAATTGTTTTAAATTATCAAAATAATTATCGTTTAATACGGATAAAGTTTTTAATCCAGTTAGCTTAAAATTATTATCTATAAAGTCACGAATAGCTGAAGTTCTTTGTAGTCCATCTACAATAATATATTTTCCATCTTGAGTTTGTTTGACATACCAATAAGGTAAAGGAAAATTAAGAATAATTGATTCTATGAATTTACTTTTTTGTTCTTGAGTCCATATATTTGGATTTCTTTGAAATTCTGGATCGAGAATTATTTGCCCTTTATCACATCTTCTCTTTAACTCAAAGACAGTATAAGGATTTTCCCTAATATCAATATCTGTTTTTAAAGGATCGTAAGGATATAAACTACTATTATCGGCATCATATTCTTCAGGTGTATCTTCATCTGTTTCTATCACATAATTATCATAATTTGACTTTTTATCTTTCAAAGTTACATTCATAAGATTTATTTCTTAAGATTTGTTTTAAACATTTTCCACACAGAATTTCTTAAAATAAGATGGGGATTATCTACTATTATATTGTGTTTGAATAATTAGCTAAGAGCGATCGCCCTGTGCTATATCTTCAACACGATCGCCCAAAGTAACAGACTTTCTAAGAGATTTCTGACTCTAACCAACTCAGAACAACACGGATAACCAATATTCACTATAAAATAAAAATAATCAAAAAATTAAAGATTATAAAGTCATTATGAGTTACCAAAATATTATTACCATAGAATCGGGAAAGCGAAGTGGAAAACCTTGTATTCGAGGAATGCGTATAACTGTTTACGACATTTTGGAATATTTAGCAGGTGGAATGACAGAAGCAGAAATTCTTGAAGATTTTTCTGAATTAACCCCTGAAGATATTAAGGCTTGTTTGGCTTTTGCGGCGGATAGAGAGAAAAAATTATTTATGGCATCTGTATGAAATTGTTATTAGATGAAAATTTGTCAGATCGAATTATTCATAAAATCATTGATTTGTATCCTGATTCTCACCACGTCAAGACTTTATCTCTCCTCAATACTGATGATTCTCTTATCTGGGAATTTGCCAAATTTAATGATTTTGTGATTGTTTCTAAAGACTCTGATTTTCACCAACGTAGTTTATTATATGGTTATCCACCAAAGTTTATCTATCTTCGTATTGGCAATAACCCCACTTCAAAGATTGTAGAAATTCTAAGGGATAATTTTTCCATTATTAGAGAATTTTATAATAGTGAAACAGAAAGTATTTTGATATTAAGTTAATTGGGATCGTTTTTTGGAAGAGCGATCGCTTTTTGGTGAAATTGAGGGATGAAAACCTACAAAATTAACCATTATCTTCACAATTAATGAGTTATTGTATTATAGTTAAACAGTAATATTAGGACATTTTCTGTTCAACATATTTTTGCTTTTATCCCAAACTGAAGCTAAACATATTCGGCAGGTCTTCTTAACAGGATAAAAGGATTACCTGCTATGATATTATAGCCTGAATATTGACTAAGAGCGATCAAACTTGCATTAATCCACTCAGGATGATCATCAGTCCATAAAGGATGGCGTAAAATTAGAATTTGTTTGCGTTGATTTACAAAACCAATTAAAGAGCCAAATTGCAGGGGTGAATCATCATATTTTAATGCCTTAAGAGTGGCAGGAATTGGTGCGTTATGATCTTGTATCAAACGACTCCAAGGGTTAGGTTGATTACCCCAAGGTGTTTGTAAATCGGTAATAGCATTTGCATCACTCACCAATCGAGCCATATCTAAGGCTAACTTCCAATCTAAAACAGGATGGTAGGGTAAATTACGATAATCTTGCAAACAGAGATTACAGGAAGTGTCACATTCATTAGCGTGTCTGGACTCTAACCATTTATTAGCAAGACTATTAACAAGATTAACGTCAGCTTGAGCTAATAAACGTTGAAATTCTTGTGGTTGTGCCAGAAAACGACAATATCCTGCCCCATTTTCCAATTGATCTGATAAAAACCCTTGTCCGATGATATTTCCTGCCGAATCCTGAATAGTACGCATACCTGCTTGTAATTCTTGCGGATCAATATCTAATA
This is a stretch of genomic DNA from Cyanobacterium aponinum PCC 10605. It encodes these proteins:
- a CDS encoding DUF5615 family PIN-like protein encodes the protein MKLLLDENLSDRIIHKIIDLYPDSHHVKTLSLLNTDDSLIWEFAKFNDFVIVSKDSDFHQRSLLYGYPPKFIYLRIGNNPTSKIVEILRDNFSIIREFYNSETESILILS
- a CDS encoding DUF433 domain-containing protein produces the protein MSYQNIITIESGKRSGKPCIRGMRITVYDILEYLAGGMTEAEILEDFSELTPEDIKACLAFAADREKKLFMASV
- a CDS encoding DUF262 domain-containing protein is translated as MNVTLKDKKSNYDNYVIETDEDTPEEYDADNSSLYPYDPLKTDIDIRENPYTVFELKRRCDKGQIILDPEFQRNPNIWTQEQKSKFIESIILNFPLPYWYVKQTQDGKYIIVDGLQRTSAIRDFIDNNFKLTGLKTLSVLNDNYFDNLKQLKGDYETRIEDKKISLYVIPYSASSKVVYDIFERVNTGGTQLNRQEIRNCIFAGKATKLLKKLSEQEYFKQAIDYGFSPKRMKDRELILRYLAFKIFDDNEDYQGDMSDFIEEAMKKINLMSDDKIDELIKDFERVMKLTYDFFGKENFRLPNDKSRGKVNMIMFESISYFFSTHSDQFLQQHKEIIKQNFLKLRQNQEYVGFIKRVRNDKNIVIRRFDLAQQILGKV